In Verrucomicrobiales bacterium, the genomic stretch TGATCGACGGGGTGTTGCTGGTGGTGGACGCCACGGACGGCCCTCAAGCCCAGACTCGATTTGTGCTGCGCAAAGCTCTGGAAGCCGGTGCGAAGCCGATCGTGGTCATCAACAAGATCGACCGGGAGAATTCCAATCCCAAGAAGGTGCTGGATTTGGTGTTCGAACTGTTCATGAGTTTGAACGCGACGGATGAGCAGTTGGACTTTCCTTATATCTACGCCAGCGCCAAGCAAGGTTTCGCGAAGGTGGAACTGGACCATGTGACCGGCACGATGGAGCCACTCTTTGACGCCATCGTCAAACACATCCCCCCGCCCCGAGCGTTTGCCGGAGAAGGTTTCCAACTTCTCGTGGCTAACCTCGACTACAGCGACTACCTGGGCCGGATCGCTTTCGGCAAGATCCATACCGGCAAAGTCGCGTTGGGCGACCCCGCCATCTGCATCCATGGAAATGGCAACAAGACCAAGGGGAAGATCACCGCGATCTACCATTTCGAAGGAATGAAGCGGATCGAGATCAAGGAAGCCCATGCCGGAGATATCGTGGGATTGACTGGATTCGAAGACGTGTTCATTGGCGAGACGTTGTGCGACTCCGACCTGCGCCAACCCCTGGGTTACAAGCCCGTAGATCCGCCTACGATCCAGATGGAGTTCGCCGTGAATGACGGTCCGTTGGCCGGCACTGAAGGCAAGCTCGTCACCGCCCGCCATATCTGGGAACGGCTCGTGAAGGAGACCCGGACGAACGTGGCCCTCCGCATCAAGCAGACGAGCGACCCGAAGGTATTTGATGTCGCCGGCCGCGGTGAAATGCAGATCGCGATCCTGGTCGAGCAGATGCGACGCGAAGGTTATGAAGTCCTGGTCAGCCGTCCCGAGGTGCTTTACCGAAAAGCTGCCGACGGCTCGTTCCTGGAGCCGATCGAGCGCCTGTTCCTCGAAATTCCTCAAACCGCCATGGGCGGTGTCATGGAGAACCTGGCCTCCCGCAAAGCGGAGATCACCAACATGAGCCATCACGGCGAGGACGTCAGCATCGAGGCCTTCATCCCCACTCGCGGGCTGATCGGCTTTGAGACCGACCTCGTCAACCTGACTCGCGGTATGGGGGTGATGAGCCATCTGTTCCATGAGTATGGACCGGATCGAGGCGAGATCGCAGCGCGCAAGAATGGGTCCCTCGTCTCCATGGAATCGGGCGAGGCGACCGCCTACGCTCTGAACATGGTCCAGGAGCGCGGCCGGCTCATGATCGAGCCCGGCGACAAGATCTATGTCGGACAGATCGTCGGCGAGAATGCCCGGGAAAACGACATCCCGGTAAACCCCTGCAAAGCCAAAGCGCTGACCAATATGCGATCCCAGGGCGATGGCAAGGGCATTCAATTGAACGCTCCGCTGAAGCTCAGCTTGGAAAGAGCGTTGGAATACATTGGAT encodes the following:
- the typA gene encoding translational GTPase TypA, yielding MQHIRNIAIIAHVDHGKTTLVDCLLKQSGTYRANQAETHVERLMDSMDLEREKGITIRAKNAAFKYKNYHINIVDTPGHADFGGEVERIMNMIDGVLLVVDATDGPQAQTRFVLRKALEAGAKPIVVINKIDRENSNPKKVLDLVFELFMSLNATDEQLDFPYIYASAKQGFAKVELDHVTGTMEPLFDAIVKHIPPPRAFAGEGFQLLVANLDYSDYLGRIAFGKIHTGKVALGDPAICIHGNGNKTKGKITAIYHFEGMKRIEIKEAHAGDIVGLTGFEDVFIGETLCDSDLRQPLGYKPVDPPTIQMEFAVNDGPLAGTEGKLVTARHIWERLVKETRTNVALRIKQTSDPKVFDVAGRGEMQIAILVEQMRREGYEVLVSRPEVLYRKAADGSFLEPIERLFLEIPQTAMGGVMENLASRKAEITNMSHHGEDVSIEAFIPTRGLIGFETDLVNLTRGMGVMSHLFHEYGPDRGEIAARKNGSLVSMESGEATAYALNMVQERGRLMIEPGDKIYVGQIVGENARENDIPVNPCKAKALTNMRSQGDGKGIQLNAPLKLSLERALEYIGSDEYVEATPESLRLRKKLLDENLRKRAGQSRVMRVVES